The following are encoded together in the Serratia odorifera genome:
- a CDS encoding virulence factor BrkB family protein yields the protein MSLFRSKALPSSIKPGVTFSRLLIKRIDSDGLTMLAGHLAYVSLLSLVPLITVVFALFSVFPMFSDVSMQLKSFIFNNFMPAAGNVIQRYLEQFVANSNKMTAVGTCGLIVTALLLMSSVDSVLNTIWRSKNKRPMVYSFAVYWMVLTLGPLLVGASMAISSYLLSLNWLAQTGVNSLVEQLLRIFPLILSWVSFWLLYSVVPTVRVPSKDALIGALVAGLLFELGKKGFALYVTMFPSYQLIYGVLAVIPILFLWVYWSWCIVLLGAEITVTLGEYRAYRQHKVEQQQQDNQQEGQS from the coding sequence ATGTCGTTATTCCGCAGCAAGGCGCTGCCGTCATCGATCAAACCGGGCGTGACCTTTAGCCGCCTGCTGATAAAGCGCATCGACAGCGATGGCCTGACCATGCTGGCAGGCCACCTGGCTTACGTTTCCCTACTGTCTCTGGTGCCGCTGATCACCGTGGTATTTGCGCTGTTTTCGGTCTTCCCGATGTTTTCCGACGTCAGCATGCAGCTTAAGAGCTTTATCTTTAACAACTTCATGCCGGCTGCCGGCAATGTCATCCAGCGCTATCTGGAACAGTTCGTCGCCAACTCCAACAAAATGACCGCCGTCGGTACCTGCGGCCTGATAGTCACCGCGCTGTTACTGATGTCGTCGGTGGACAGCGTGCTGAACACCATTTGGCGCAGCAAAAACAAGCGGCCGATGGTGTATTCATTCGCAGTGTACTGGATGGTACTGACGCTGGGGCCGCTGCTGGTGGGTGCCAGCATGGCGATTAGTTCCTATTTGCTGTCGTTGAACTGGTTGGCGCAAACCGGCGTCAACAGTCTGGTCGAGCAGCTTCTGCGCATCTTCCCGTTGATACTGTCGTGGGTTTCATTCTGGCTGCTGTATAGCGTGGTACCGACGGTGCGCGTACCGTCGAAAGATGCGTTGATCGGCGCGCTGGTGGCTGGCCTGCTGTTTGAACTGGGCAAGAAGGGGTTTGCGTTGTACGTCACCATGTTTCCGTCATACCAGCTGATTTACGGCGTGCTGGCGGTGATCCCGATTTTATTTCTGTGGGTCTACTGGAGCTGGTGTATCGTGTTATTGGGTGCCGAGATCACCGTCACTCTGGGAGAATATCGCGCGTACCGGCAACATAAAGTCGAGCAGCAACAACAGGATAATCAGCAGGAAGGGCAGTCATGA
- the polA gene encoding DNA polymerase I, producing MAQIAENPLILVDGSSYLYRAYHAFPPLTNSAGEPTGAMYGVLNMLRSLLLQYQPSHVAVVFDAKGKTFRDELFAEYKSHRPPMPDDLRAQIEPLHRMVKAMGLPLLVTPGVEADDVIGTLAQEAEKAGHAVLISTGDKDMAQLVTPNITLINTMNNTILGPQEVCDKYGVPPELIIDFLALMGDSSDNIPGVPGVGEKTAQALLQGLGGLDTLYGNLDGIAALSFRGAKTMAAKLEQNKEVAYLSYQLATIKTDVELEITCADLTVAEQDADQLQQLFKHYEFKRWLADVEAGTWLQNKKGNGAKVANGPKPSSVTAETPKAVAEAKLSQEGYVTILEESTFVEWLERLKKADVFAFDTETDGLDTLTANLIGLSFAIEPGVAAYLPVAHDYLDAPVQLDRAYVLETLKPLLEDEKALKVGQNLKFDKSLLARYDIDLRGIAYDTMLESYVLDSVSGRHDMDSLSDRYLDHKTITFEEIAGKGKNQLTFNQIALEQAAPYAAEDADVTLQLHLAMWPKLKESTGQLKVFNEIEMPLLPVLSHIERTGVLIDQHILAAHSKELSKRLGELEIQAHELAEEPFNLASTKQLQAILYEKQKLPVLKKTPGGAPSTNEEVLAELALDYPLPKVILEYRGLAKLKTTYTDKLPLMINPVSGRVHTSYHQAVTATGRLSSSDPNLQNIPVRNDEGRRIRQAFIAPAGYRIVAADYSQIELRIMAHLSQDRGLLNAFAAGKDIHRATAGEVFGLPLDKVTNEQRRSAKAINFGLIYGMSAFGLARQLGIPRGEAQRYMDLYFERYPGVLEYMERTRQQASEQGYVSTLDGRRLYLPDVRSSNGMRRKAAERAAINAPMQGTAADIIKRAMIAVDAWLQGQQQPLVRMIMQVHDELVFEVHESAMDDACLRIRSLMEGSMELAVPLKVDIGVGKNWDEAH from the coding sequence ATGGCCCAGATTGCAGAAAACCCATTGATCCTGGTAGACGGTTCCTCTTACCTCTATCGCGCCTATCACGCCTTCCCGCCGCTGACCAACTCGGCAGGTGAACCTACCGGGGCGATGTACGGTGTGCTGAACATGTTGCGCAGCCTGCTGTTGCAGTACCAGCCGAGCCATGTGGCGGTGGTTTTTGACGCCAAAGGCAAAACCTTCCGTGATGAACTGTTTGCAGAATATAAGTCCCACCGGCCTCCGATGCCCGACGATTTGCGTGCGCAGATCGAGCCGCTGCATCGCATGGTGAAGGCGATGGGGCTGCCGCTGCTGGTTACGCCGGGCGTTGAGGCCGATGACGTTATCGGCACGCTGGCGCAAGAGGCGGAAAAGGCCGGTCATGCGGTATTGATCAGCACCGGTGATAAAGACATGGCGCAGTTGGTAACGCCGAATATCACCCTGATAAATACCATGAACAACACCATCCTCGGTCCACAGGAAGTGTGTGACAAGTACGGCGTGCCGCCGGAGCTTATCATCGATTTTCTGGCGCTGATGGGCGATTCTTCAGATAACATTCCGGGCGTGCCTGGTGTCGGTGAGAAGACCGCACAGGCGTTGCTGCAAGGCTTGGGTGGCCTGGATACTCTGTATGGCAATCTTGACGGCATTGCGGCTCTGAGTTTCCGCGGCGCCAAGACCATGGCGGCCAAGCTGGAACAGAATAAAGAGGTGGCGTACCTGTCTTATCAGCTGGCCACCATTAAAACCGACGTCGAACTGGAGATCACCTGCGCCGATCTTACCGTTGCCGAACAAGATGCCGATCAACTGCAACAGCTGTTCAAGCATTATGAATTCAAGCGCTGGCTGGCAGACGTCGAAGCCGGCACTTGGTTGCAGAACAAAAAGGGTAACGGTGCCAAAGTGGCCAATGGGCCAAAACCGTCCAGCGTGACGGCTGAAACCCCCAAAGCGGTGGCGGAAGCCAAACTGTCGCAGGAGGGGTATGTCACCATTCTGGAAGAAAGCACCTTTGTCGAGTGGCTTGAACGTCTGAAAAAGGCCGATGTTTTTGCCTTTGACACCGAAACCGACGGGCTGGATACGCTAACCGCCAATCTGATCGGCCTGTCTTTTGCCATCGAACCTGGGGTTGCCGCCTATTTGCCGGTCGCGCATGACTACCTGGATGCGCCGGTACAGCTGGATCGCGCATACGTGCTGGAAACGCTGAAACCGCTGCTGGAAGACGAAAAAGCCCTGAAGGTGGGCCAGAACCTTAAGTTTGATAAAAGCCTGCTGGCGCGTTACGACATTGACCTGCGCGGCATTGCCTATGACACCATGCTGGAATCGTATGTGCTCGACAGCGTCAGCGGCCGCCATGATATGGATAGCCTGTCCGATCGCTATCTCGATCATAAAACCATCACCTTTGAAGAAATCGCCGGCAAAGGGAAAAACCAGCTGACGTTCAACCAGATTGCCTTGGAGCAGGCCGCACCTTATGCGGCGGAAGACGCCGACGTGACGCTACAGTTACACCTGGCGATGTGGCCGAAGCTAAAGGAAAGCACTGGGCAGTTGAAGGTGTTCAACGAGATCGAAATGCCACTGCTGCCCGTGCTGTCGCACATTGAGCGCACCGGGGTGTTGATCGATCAGCATATTCTGGCGGCGCACTCCAAAGAGCTGAGCAAACGGCTTGGCGAACTGGAAATTCAGGCGCATGAGCTGGCCGAAGAGCCGTTCAATCTGGCGTCCACCAAGCAGTTGCAGGCAATTCTGTATGAAAAACAAAAGCTGCCGGTATTGAAGAAGACGCCGGGCGGCGCTCCGTCGACCAACGAAGAAGTGTTGGCGGAGCTGGCACTGGACTATCCATTGCCAAAAGTGATCCTTGAATATCGCGGCTTGGCGAAGCTGAAAACCACCTACACCGACAAGCTGCCGCTGATGATCAATCCGGTCAGCGGGCGTGTGCATACCTCTTATCATCAGGCGGTCACGGCGACCGGTCGCTTGTCTTCCAGCGATCCTAACCTGCAAAACATTCCGGTTCGCAATGATGAAGGGCGGCGTATTCGTCAGGCGTTTATCGCGCCGGCTGGTTACCGTATTGTGGCGGCCGACTACTCGCAGATTGAATTACGTATCATGGCACACCTGTCGCAAGATCGGGGCCTGCTTAACGCGTTTGCCGCCGGCAAAGACATTCACCGCGCCACCGCTGGCGAAGTCTTTGGCCTGCCGCTGGACAAAGTCACCAACGAACAGCGTCGCAGTGCCAAGGCGATCAACTTCGGCCTGATTTACGGCATGAGCGCCTTTGGTCTGGCTCGTCAGTTGGGGATCCCGCGTGGTGAAGCACAGCGTTATATGGATCTGTATTTTGAACGTTATCCGGGCGTGCTGGAATATATGGAACGTACTCGCCAGCAGGCGTCGGAGCAGGGGTATGTCAGCACCCTGGATGGGCGTCGTCTGTATCTGCCAGACGTTCGCTCCAGTAATGGTATGCGTCGCAAGGCGGCAGAGCGTGCGGCAATTAATGCGCCGATGCAGGGCACGGCGGCGGATATTATCAAGCGGGCAATGATTGCCGTCGATGCCTGGTTACAAGGCCAACAACAGCCGCTGGTGCGCATGATCATGCAGGTTCACGATGAATTGGTGTTTGAGGTGCATGAGTCGGCGATGGACGACGCCTGCCTGCGTATCCGTAGCTTGATGGAAGGGAGCATGGAGTTGGCGGTACCGTTGAAGGTGGATATCGGTGTGGGTAAGAACTGGGATGAGGCGCATTGA
- the typA gene encoding ribosome-dependent GTPase TypA yields MIENLRNIAIIAHVDHGKTTLVDKLLQQSGTFGERVEATERVMDSNDLEKERGITILAKNTAINWKDYRINIVDTPGHADFGGEVERVMSMVDSVLLVVDAMDGPMPQTRFVTKKAFANGLKPIVVINKVDRPGARPDWVVDQVFDLFVNLDATDEQLDFPIIYASALMGIAGTDHNDMAEDMTPLYQAIVDHVSAPQVELEAPFQMQISQLDYNNYLGVIGIGRIKRGKVKPNQQVTIIDSEGKTRNGKVGKVLGHMGLERIESTLAEAGDIIAITGLGELNISDTICDTSAVEALPALSVDEPTVTMFFNVNTSPFCGKEGKFVTSRQILERLNKELVHNVALRVEETEDADAFRVSGRGELHLSVLIENMRREGFELAVSRPKVIFREIDGRKQEPFENVTLDIEEQHQGSVMQAMGERKADLKNMDPDGKGRVRLDYVIPSRGLIGFRNEFMTMTSGTGLLYSTFSHYDDVRPGEVGQRQNGVLISNGQGKAVAFALYGLQDRGKLFLGHGAEVYEGQIIGIHSRSNDLTVNCLTGKKLTNMRASGTDEATTLVPAIKMTLEQALEFIDDDELVEVTPTSVRIRKRHLTENDRKRASRGPKDV; encoded by the coding sequence GTGATCGAAAATTTGCGTAACATCGCCATTATTGCCCACGTTGACCATGGTAAGACCACCCTGGTTGACAAACTGCTGCAACAATCCGGTACTTTCGGAGAGCGTGTAGAAGCCACCGAACGCGTAATGGACTCCAACGATTTGGAGAAAGAGCGTGGGATTACCATCCTCGCAAAAAACACCGCCATTAATTGGAAAGACTACCGCATCAACATCGTGGATACCCCAGGACACGCCGACTTCGGCGGCGAGGTTGAGCGTGTGATGTCAATGGTTGACTCGGTGCTGCTGGTTGTGGATGCAATGGATGGCCCAATGCCGCAAACCCGCTTCGTGACCAAAAAGGCATTTGCCAACGGTCTGAAGCCGATCGTGGTAATCAACAAGGTTGACCGCCCTGGCGCGCGTCCAGATTGGGTTGTTGATCAGGTCTTCGACCTGTTCGTTAACCTCGACGCTACCGACGAGCAGCTCGACTTCCCAATCATCTATGCTTCTGCATTGATGGGGATCGCCGGTACTGACCACAACGACATGGCGGAAGACATGACCCCGCTGTATCAGGCTATCGTCGACCACGTGTCTGCACCGCAGGTTGAGCTGGAAGCACCGTTCCAGATGCAAATCTCCCAGTTGGACTACAACAACTACCTGGGCGTAATCGGTATCGGCCGTATCAAGCGTGGCAAAGTGAAGCCAAACCAGCAGGTCACCATCATCGATAGCGAAGGTAAAACTCGCAACGGTAAAGTGGGCAAAGTGCTGGGCCACATGGGTCTGGAGCGTATCGAGTCCACCCTGGCTGAAGCGGGCGACATCATCGCTATCACCGGTTTGGGCGAACTGAACATCTCCGACACCATCTGTGACACCTCTGCGGTGGAAGCACTGCCGGCGCTGTCTGTTGATGAGCCGACCGTCACCATGTTCTTCAACGTCAACACCTCACCATTCTGTGGTAAAGAAGGTAAGTTCGTGACTTCGCGTCAAATCCTTGAGCGTCTGAACAAGGAACTGGTGCACAACGTGGCACTGCGCGTTGAAGAAACCGAAGATGCTGACGCATTCCGCGTATCTGGCCGTGGTGAGCTTCACCTGTCGGTACTGATCGAAAACATGCGTCGTGAAGGTTTCGAACTGGCGGTATCCCGTCCGAAAGTTATCTTCCGTGAAATCGATGGCCGTAAACAAGAGCCATTCGAAAACGTTACGCTGGACATCGAAGAACAGCACCAGGGTTCCGTGATGCAAGCCATGGGTGAGCGTAAAGCTGACCTGAAAAACATGGATCCAGACGGTAAAGGTCGTGTGCGTCTCGACTACGTGATCCCAAGTCGTGGCTTGATCGGTTTCCGTAACGAGTTCATGACCATGACCTCGGGTACCGGTTTGCTGTACTCCACCTTCAGCCACTACGACGACGTGCGTCCGGGCGAAGTCGGCCAGCGTCAGAACGGCGTGCTGATCTCCAACGGTCAGGGCAAGGCGGTAGCGTTCGCCCTGTACGGTTTGCAGGATCGCGGCAAGCTGTTCCTGGGTCACGGTGCGGAAGTGTACGAAGGCCAGATTATCGGTATTCACTCACGTTCCAACGACCTGACCGTGAACTGCCTGACCGGTAAGAAGCTGACCAACATGCGAGCTTCCGGTACTGACGAAGCGACTACCCTGGTTCCGGCCATCAAGATGACTCTGGAACAAGCGCTGGAATTCATCGATGATGACGAGCTGGTAGAAGTGACGCCAACCTCGGTCCGTATCCGTAAGCGTCACCTGACGGAAAATGATCGTAAGCGTGCAAGCCGCGGTCCTAAAGACGTGTAA
- the yihA gene encoding ribosome biogenesis GTP-binding protein YihA/YsxC → MTSKNYNYHMTHFVTSAPDIRHLPADAGIEVAFAGRSNAGKSSALNTLTNQKSLARTSKTPGRTQLINLFEVEDGIRLVDLPGYGYAEVPEEMKRKWQRALGEYLQMRNCLKGLVVLMDIRHPLKDLDQQMIQWAVDVGTPVLVLLTKADKLASGARKAQVNMVREAVLAFMGDIQVEPFSSPKKIGVDKLSQKLNTWFNEIPPEVLPEEDDIGGE, encoded by the coding sequence TTGACCAGCAAGAATTACAATTATCATATGACCCATTTCGTCACCAGCGCGCCCGATATCCGCCATTTGCCGGCAGATGCGGGTATTGAGGTGGCGTTTGCCGGCCGCTCCAATGCCGGTAAATCTAGTGCACTGAATACGCTAACCAATCAGAAAAGCCTGGCGCGTACCAGTAAAACACCGGGTCGCACCCAGCTGATTAACCTGTTCGAAGTGGAAGACGGCATTCGCCTGGTCGACCTGCCGGGTTACGGCTACGCCGAAGTTCCTGAAGAAATGAAACGCAAGTGGCAACGCGCCCTGGGCGAATATTTGCAAATGCGCAACTGCCTGAAGGGATTGGTGGTGTTGATGGACATCCGCCATCCGCTGAAAGATCTCGATCAGCAAATGATCCAATGGGCGGTCGATGTGGGCACGCCGGTATTGGTGTTGCTGACCAAGGCCGACAAACTGGCGTCAGGTGCGCGCAAGGCTCAGGTTAATATGGTGCGCGAGGCAGTATTGGCATTTATGGGTGACATTCAGGTTGAACCGTTCTCTTCACCGAAGAAAATCGGCGTCGACAAGCTGAGCCAAAAGCTGAATACCTGGTTCAATGAAATCCCACCGGAAGTGCTGCCAGAAGAAGATGACATCGGCGGTGAATAA
- the dsbA gene encoding thiol:disulfide interchange protein DsbA, whose amino-acid sequence MKKVWLALVGMMMAFGASAAQYSDGSQYVTLDKPVTGEPQVLEFFSFYCPHCYQFEEVYHVSDAVKKALPVGTKMTKYHVEFLGPMGKQLTQAWAVAMALGVEDKITQPMFEAVQKTQTVQTPDDIRNVFIKAGVKAEDYDAALNSFVVKSLVVQQEKAAEDLQLRGVPAVFVNGKYMVKNDGLDTSSMDAYVKQFADVVKFLSQQK is encoded by the coding sequence ATGAAGAAAGTATGGTTGGCACTTGTTGGCATGATGATGGCATTCGGTGCCTCAGCTGCACAGTATAGCGATGGATCCCAATATGTTACGTTAGACAAACCGGTGACCGGCGAACCGCAGGTGCTGGAGTTCTTCTCCTTCTACTGCCCGCATTGCTATCAGTTCGAAGAGGTTTATCACGTTTCTGACGCGGTGAAAAAAGCGTTGCCGGTCGGAACCAAAATGACCAAATACCACGTTGAATTCCTGGGTCCGATGGGCAAGCAACTGACGCAGGCATGGGCTGTCGCCATGGCGCTGGGCGTGGAAGATAAAATCACGCAGCCAATGTTTGAAGCGGTACAGAAAACTCAAACCGTTCAAACGCCGGATGACATTCGCAACGTCTTTATTAAGGCCGGGGTGAAAGCGGAAGATTACGATGCTGCGTTGAACAGCTTCGTGGTTAAATCGCTGGTTGTTCAGCAGGAAAAGGCGGCAGAAGATCTTCAGCTGCGCGGTGTGCCAGCGGTATTTGTTAATGGCAAATACATGGTGAAAAACGACGGCCTGGACACCAGCTCAATGGACGCGTACGTGAAACAATTTGCTGACGTGGTTAAATTCCTCAGCCAGCAAAAGTAA
- the dtd gene encoding D-aminoacyl-tRNA deacylase: MIALIQRVSNASVTVDGETIGKIGPGLLVLLGVEQDDDQKKADRLCERVLGYRIFGDENDKMNLNVQQAGGSVLVVSQFTLAADTQKGMRPGFSRGASPLEAERLYHYFAEQCRKRGVETQTGQFAADMKVALVNDGPVTFWLQV, translated from the coding sequence ATGATTGCATTGATTCAACGGGTATCAAACGCCAGCGTCACGGTTGACGGCGAGACGATAGGCAAAATTGGCCCGGGTTTGTTAGTGTTATTGGGCGTAGAACAAGACGATGACCAAAAGAAAGCCGACCGCCTGTGTGAGCGGGTATTGGGATACCGCATTTTCGGCGACGAGAACGACAAGATGAACCTCAACGTGCAACAGGCCGGCGGTAGCGTACTGGTAGTTTCACAGTTTACCCTGGCGGCGGATACGCAAAAAGGCATGCGGCCGGGTTTTTCGCGCGGAGCCTCGCCCCTCGAGGCTGAGCGGCTATATCACTATTTTGCCGAGCAGTGCCGTAAACGCGGCGTGGAAACGCAGACCGGACAGTTCGCTGCGGACATGAAAGTGGCGCTGGTGAACGATGGGCCGGTGACTTTCTGGCTGCAAGTTTAG
- the yihX gene encoding glucose-1-phosphatase, producing the protein MLYIFDLGNVIVDIDFKRVLGVWSNLSGTPLAVLNERFTMGDVFQQHERGEISDQQFAASLCEEMGIALSFEQFSTGWQAVFVALRPEVIAIMQRLRNEGHRVVVLSNTNRLHCNYWPQHYPEVATAADAMYLSQDIGLRKPDPAIYQYVLKAEHTPAEQAVFFDDHPANVSAAQAVGIKAVHVTDRDVVPAYFAG; encoded by the coding sequence ATGCTGTACATCTTTGATTTAGGTAATGTGATCGTCGATATCGATTTCAAACGCGTACTGGGTGTATGGAGCAATTTGAGCGGCACGCCACTGGCGGTGCTGAATGAACGTTTCACCATGGGCGACGTGTTCCAGCAGCATGAGCGCGGGGAAATCAGCGACCAGCAATTTGCCGCCAGCCTGTGTGAAGAAATGGGCATTGCCCTCAGCTTTGAACAGTTTTCTACCGGCTGGCAGGCGGTTTTCGTGGCTCTGCGCCCGGAAGTGATCGCCATCATGCAGCGGCTGCGCAATGAAGGACACCGCGTCGTGGTGCTGTCCAATACCAACCGCTTGCACTGCAACTACTGGCCGCAGCATTATCCTGAAGTGGCGACGGCGGCTGACGCGATGTATCTGTCGCAGGACATCGGCCTGCGCAAACCGGATCCGGCTATTTACCAATACGTACTGAAGGCGGAACACACCCCGGCCGAGCAGGCGGTATTTTTTGACGATCATCCCGCTAACGTCAGCGCAGCGCAGGCGGTGGGCATCAAGGCGGTGCACGTCACCGACCGCGACGTGGTGCCGGCCTATTTTGCCGGTTGA
- the yihI gene encoding Der GTPase-activating protein YihI, translated as MNQPSKAPRGKAATPKTKKKSRVELDQEARERKRLKKRRGLASGSRTQVESGKQKHSASGEAKDPRIGSKTPVPLLVEGKVKAKPQIKPKAVAKPRLTPEEELAKLENDERLDALLDRIDDGETLSAEDQAYVDQTLDRIDALMEQLGIELGDDDDDEEEEKQEDILKLLKSGNPKDVF; from the coding sequence ATGAACCAGCCTTCAAAAGCGCCCCGCGGTAAAGCGGCGACGCCAAAAACCAAAAAGAAAAGTCGTGTGGAACTCGATCAGGAAGCCCGCGAGCGCAAGCGTTTGAAAAAGCGCCGTGGCCTGGCCTCCGGTTCTCGTACTCAGGTAGAGAGCGGCAAACAGAAACACTCAGCGTCAGGCGAGGCGAAAGACCCACGTATCGGTAGCAAAACGCCGGTACCATTGCTGGTGGAAGGCAAGGTGAAGGCCAAGCCGCAGATCAAGCCAAAAGCCGTCGCCAAGCCGCGCCTGACGCCGGAAGAAGAACTGGCGAAGCTGGAAAACGACGAACGTCTGGATGCGTTGCTGGATCGTATCGACGATGGTGAAACGCTGAGCGCTGAAGATCAGGCTTACGTCGACCAAACGCTGGATCGTATCGATGCGTTGATGGAACAGCTAGGCATTGAGCTGGGCGATGACGATGACGACGAAGAAGAAGAAAAGCAGGAAGATATCCTGAAGTTGCTCAAGAGCGGTAACCCGAAAGACGTATTTTAA
- a CDS encoding acyltransferase, with the protein MPKVLAPVVFIISTLLTILLTVLCSIPIAAAGIVKLLVPIPVIWRRISAFADAMMWCWCQGLAVLLRLNRQLEWDIEGLAGLERKNWYLLISNHESWSDIVVLCVLFRNRIPMNKYFLKQQLAWVPFVGLACWALDMPFMKRYSRAYLLKHPEKRGKDIETTRRSCEKFRQRPTTIVNFVEGSRFTESKKIKTHSPYRNLLAPKAAGIAFTLSALGNQFDRVLNVTLHYPDNNQRPFLDMLCGRLKRVVVRIDMLPIDETLHGDYFNDKHFKRQFQLWLNALWQEKDRLLDKIKRQYQ; encoded by the coding sequence ATGCCAAAAGTGTTAGCCCCTGTTGTTTTCATCATTTCTACGCTATTGACCATACTGCTGACGGTATTATGCTCAATCCCTATCGCTGCGGCCGGTATCGTCAAGCTGCTGGTGCCCATTCCTGTTATATGGCGACGTATTTCCGCCTTTGCCGATGCCATGATGTGGTGCTGGTGCCAGGGATTGGCGGTGCTATTACGCCTTAACCGGCAATTAGAATGGGATATTGAAGGACTTGCCGGGCTGGAGCGTAAAAATTGGTACCTGCTGATCAGTAATCATGAAAGCTGGTCGGATATTGTGGTGCTGTGCGTATTGTTCCGTAACCGTATTCCCATGAACAAGTATTTTCTGAAACAACAGCTCGCCTGGGTCCCTTTTGTCGGCCTGGCTTGCTGGGCGCTCGACATGCCGTTCATGAAACGCTATTCGCGTGCCTATTTGCTTAAGCATCCGGAAAAACGCGGCAAGGATATTGAAACCACCCGCCGTTCCTGTGAGAAGTTTCGCCAGCGCCCCACGACCATCGTCAATTTCGTTGAAGGCTCACGCTTCACCGAAAGCAAAAAGATAAAAACCCATTCGCCCTATCGCAATTTACTGGCACCAAAGGCCGCGGGTATTGCTTTTACACTCAGTGCATTAGGTAACCAATTTGACCGTGTATTGAATGTTACGCTGCATTATCCCGATAATAACCAACGGCCATTCCTGGATATGTTGTGCGGGCGGTTAAAACGCGTGGTGGTACGTATCGATATGCTGCCTATCGATGAAACACTGCACGGCGATTACTTTAACGACAAGCATTTCAAACGGCAGTTTCAACTATGGCTGAATGCGCTGTGGCAGGAAAAAGATCGCTTGCTGGATAAAATCAAACGACAATACCAATAA
- the glnA gene encoding glutamate--ammonia ligase, whose product MSAEHVLTMLNEHEVKFVDLRFTDTKGKEQHVTIPAHQVNADFFEEGKMFDGSSIGGWKGINESDMVLMPDASTAVLDPFYEESTLIIRCDILEPGTMQGYDRDPRSISKRAEDFLRSSGIADTVLFGPEPEFFLFDDIRFGSSIRGSHVAIDDIEGAWNSGTKYEGGNKGHRPAVKGGYFPVPPVDSSQDLRSTMCLTMEEMGLVVEAHHHEVATAGQNEVATRFNTMTKKADEIQIYKYVVHNVAHAFGKTATFMPKPMFGDNGSGMHCHMSLSKNGTNLFAGDKYGGLSETALFYIGGIIKHAKAINALANPTTNSYKRLVPGYEAPVMLAYSARNRSASIRIPVVASPKARRIEARFPDPAANPYLCFAALLMAGLDGIINKIHPGDAMDKNLYDLPPEEEAEIPKVAGSLDEALAALSEDREFLTRGGVFTDDAIDAYIDLRKEEMDRVRMTPHPVEFELYYSV is encoded by the coding sequence ATGTCCGCTGAACACGTTTTGACGATGCTGAATGAGCATGAAGTGAAATTCGTAGACCTGCGTTTCACTGACACCAAGGGTAAAGAACAGCACGTCACCATTCCTGCGCATCAGGTAAATGCCGACTTCTTCGAAGAAGGCAAGATGTTTGACGGCTCCTCGATCGGCGGCTGGAAAGGCATTAACGAATCTGACATGGTACTGATGCCAGACGCCAGCACCGCGGTGCTGGATCCGTTCTACGAAGAATCCACGCTGATTATTCGCTGCGACATTCTTGAGCCAGGCACCATGCAGGGCTACGATCGCGACCCGCGTTCCATTTCCAAGCGTGCAGAAGATTTCCTGCGCTCTTCCGGCATTGCCGACACCGTACTGTTCGGGCCAGAACCTGAGTTCTTCCTGTTTGACGATATCCGTTTCGGCAGCAGCATCCGCGGTTCCCACGTTGCCATCGACGACATCGAAGGCGCATGGAACTCCGGCACCAAATACGAAGGCGGCAACAAAGGCCACCGTCCAGCGGTGAAGGGCGGCTACTTCCCGGTTCCACCGGTCGACTCATCACAGGATCTGCGTTCAACCATGTGTCTGACCATGGAAGAAATGGGTCTGGTGGTTGAAGCGCACCACCATGAAGTGGCAACCGCCGGTCAGAACGAAGTGGCAACCCGCTTCAACACCATGACCAAGAAAGCCGACGAAATCCAGATTTACAAATACGTGGTGCACAACGTGGCTCACGCATTTGGCAAAACCGCGACCTTTATGCCAAAACCTATGTTCGGCGACAACGGTTCCGGCATGCACTGCCACATGTCGCTGTCCAAGAACGGCACCAACCTGTTCGCTGGCGACAAATACGGCGGCCTGTCCGAAACTGCCCTGTTCTACATTGGCGGCATCATCAAGCACGCAAAAGCCATCAACGCCCTGGCCAACCCGACCACCAACTCTTACAAGCGTCTGGTCCCAGGCTACGAAGCACCGGTTATGCTGGCTTATTCTGCCCGTAACCGCTCCGCATCCATCCGTATTCCAGTGGTTGCCAGCCCGAAAGCGCGCCGTATCGAAGCTCGCTTCCCGGATCCGGCTGCCAACCCGTACCTGTGCTTCGCTGCCCTGCTGATGGCAGGCCTGGACGGTATCATCAACAAGATCCACCCTGGTGATGCCATGGATAAAAACCTGTACGACCTGCCGCCGGAAGAAGAAGCCGAGATTCCAAAAGTGGCCGGTTCACTGGACGAAGCGCTGGCTGCACTGAGCGAAGACCGCGAGTTCCTGACCCGTGGCGGCGTGTTCACCGACGATGCGATCGATGCCTACATCGATTTGCGTAAAGAAGAAATGGACCGCGTGCGCATGACGCCACACCCGGTTGAGTTCGAACTGTACTACAGCGTTTAA